The window CGAGACCCTGGAGGCCGCCACCCCCTGGCTGGCCGAGGAGCTGGCCGGGATCGCCGACCCCGGCCTGGTCTCGGCCGACGGCGGACCCAACCTCGAAGCCATCGCCTCCGTGGAGCCCGACCTGATCCTGGCCCAGACCTACCAGGTTCCGGACGCGACCACGTTCGAGCGGCTCAACGCCATCGCGCCGACGGTCGCCCCGGACTCCGAGGCCCTCAACGTGGACTGGGACGCGCGCCTGCGCACCACCGCCCAAGCGCTGCGCAGGGAGGAGGAGGCCGAGGAGCTGATCACCGGCATCAGCGCGGCGTTCGCCGAGGTCGGCGGGCGGGTGCCCGACATCGGTTCCAGGACCTACCAGTGGGTGCGCGCCGACCCGGGGCGGTACGCCTTCGGCAACGGCTCGGTGCTCGAACTGTTCGGGCTGCGGCCCGCCGACAACCAGGACAACACCCAGACGGGCGACCCGCTGCCGCTGGAGCGCACCGGGGAACTCGACGCCGACGTGCTCATGGTGTGGGCCCCGACCGGGGAGGACCGCGACAGGCTGGCCGAGGACCCCCTCTTCCAGGAGC is drawn from Nocardiopsis dassonvillei subsp. dassonvillei DSM 43111 and contains these coding sequences:
- a CDS encoding ABC transporter substrate-binding protein; protein product: MRTARERAAVGRGRRLAVAAIALAAAVAGCATGAGEADQRSSPGADGYPVTVQTRHGGVTVEESPSRVLALGFAAADEAVSLGVTPVAVAADPETLEAATPWLAEELAGIADPGLVSADGGPNLEAIASVEPDLILAQTYQVPDATTFERLNAIAPTVAPDSEALNVDWDARLRTTAQALRREEEAEELITGISAAFAEVGGRVPDIGSRTYQWVRADPGRYAFGNGSVLELFGLRPADNQDNTQTGDPLPLERTGELDADVLMVWAPTGEDRDRLAEDPLFQELPAVGASTVYYADLAFANALNSPAPIGLEWLRGELEPVVGQLS